A stretch of the Ensifer sp. PDNC004 genome encodes the following:
- a CDS encoding iron ABC transporter permease, translated as MGAPKLRAGASPAAEPRWLAPFVLACLFLLCLLPLFSLAKAGFSGLVSGRSIGVLTEPATFAAIRNTLITATGGMVVSVVIGALFAFVVALTDVRGKLTLSFAFMLPMMIPPQVTALAWVEMTGPASPLLKTLGIAPPLGSPQPLYSLAGISLLLGVQHAPLVFLALKAGLSASPRDGVEAARLAGATPLRVFRDIVAPLSLPGLIAGAAIAFVSGVGNFGIPAILGIPAGIEVLPTLIYTRLASFGAGTFGEIALLSSLIAVIAAAGLILQQKALVGRDYRIIGLSGANAAFSLGRFRPVVELVLVAILLLVLVAPLAALVASSVVPAYGVPLNLQTVSLRAYEEILFRQPMTLKALGNSMFLAATAAFGLLAVSVPAAYLMTRRKGWLANTLGILIEIPYALPGIVLAVAFILTFAAPLPILKVSLYGTIWIILIAYFSSFLAVSLKPVMSAFLQMDPSLEEAARLAGAGFFRRMRDVILPLVAPAAGAAIILVFLIAANELTVSALLWSAGTQTLGVAIFNLDDSGSSDLAAALSVLVVVMVVVLMAALEALANHLPKGVLPWRN; from the coding sequence ATGGGCGCGCCCAAGCTACGGGCAGGCGCCAGCCCCGCTGCCGAGCCGCGCTGGCTGGCGCCCTTCGTTCTCGCCTGCCTGTTTCTTCTCTGCCTGCTGCCGCTCTTCAGCCTGGCGAAGGCCGGTTTTTCCGGGCTCGTCTCCGGCCGGTCGATTGGCGTGCTCACGGAGCCCGCGACCTTTGCGGCGATCCGCAACACGCTGATTACGGCGACCGGCGGCATGGTCGTCTCCGTCGTCATCGGCGCGCTTTTTGCCTTCGTGGTGGCGCTGACGGATGTGCGCGGCAAGCTTACGCTCAGCTTCGCCTTCATGCTGCCGATGATGATCCCGCCGCAGGTGACGGCCCTTGCCTGGGTGGAGATGACCGGGCCGGCGAGCCCGCTGTTAAAAACCCTCGGGATTGCGCCGCCGCTCGGCAGCCCGCAGCCGCTCTATTCGCTGGCTGGCATATCGCTGCTGCTCGGCGTGCAGCATGCGCCGCTCGTCTTCCTGGCGCTGAAAGCGGGCCTATCGGCCTCGCCGCGCGACGGGGTGGAGGCGGCACGGCTTGCCGGGGCCACGCCGCTTCGCGTCTTTCGCGACATCGTCGCGCCGCTGTCGCTGCCGGGACTGATTGCCGGTGCGGCGATCGCCTTCGTCTCCGGCGTCGGCAATTTTGGCATTCCGGCGATCCTCGGCATTCCCGCGGGCATCGAGGTGCTGCCGACCCTGATCTATACGCGGCTTGCCAGCTTCGGCGCCGGCACCTTCGGCGAGATCGCGCTGCTCTCCAGCCTGATCGCCGTCATTGCCGCCGCCGGGTTGATCCTTCAGCAGAAGGCGCTTGTCGGCCGGGACTACCGCATCATCGGCCTTTCCGGGGCGAATGCCGCCTTTTCGCTCGGCCGCTTCCGCCCGGTCGTCGAGCTGGTCCTCGTGGCGATCCTGCTTCTCGTGCTGGTCGCACCTCTCGCCGCTCTTGTCGCGAGCTCGGTGGTGCCGGCCTATGGCGTGCCGCTCAACCTTCAGACCGTGTCGCTTCGCGCTTACGAAGAAATCCTCTTTCGTCAGCCGATGACGCTGAAGGCGCTTGGCAATTCGATGTTCCTTGCAGCAACGGCCGCATTCGGCCTGCTCGCCGTCTCGGTGCCCGCGGCCTATCTCATGACGCGGCGCAAGGGGTGGCTTGCCAATACGCTCGGCATCCTGATCGAGATCCCCTATGCGCTGCCGGGCATCGTGCTTGCGGTCGCATTCATCCTCACCTTTGCCGCACCTCTGCCGATCCTCAAGGTTTCGCTCTACGGCACCATCTGGATCATCCTGATTGCTTACTTCTCCTCGTTCCTCGCCGTCAGCCTCAAGCCGGTGATGAGTGCTTTCCTGCAGATGGACCCGTCGCTGGAAGAGGCGGCGCGCCTTGCGGGTGCCGGTTTCTTCAGGCGGATGCGCGACGTGATCCTGCCCTTGGTGGCGCCGGCGGCGGGGGCTGCGATCATCCTCGTCTTCCTGATCGCCGCCAACGAGCTGACGGTCTCGGCGCTGCTCTGGTCGGCCGGCACCCAGACGCTTGGCGTTGCCATCTTCAATCTCGACGACAGCGGCTCGTCGGACCTGGCCGCAGCCCTTTCGGTGCTCGTGGTCGTCATGGTCGTGGTGCTGATGGCGGCACTCGAGGCGCTTGCAAACCACCTTCCGAAAGGCGTGCTGCCGTGGCGCAACTGA
- a CDS encoding nucleotidyltransferase domain-containing protein produces MRDETGDTGEAEKHPPAAAGRAARAVMVAEAVLAERFPQAIFAIVAGSILRGEGTESSDIDLVVLHEALPAAWRESFHFDGFPVEAFVHDFETLNWFADQDMAGGCPVLTDMVAGGVAIGPERARAEALQAEARQRLERGPAPLTPEIRNGLRYQITDLVDDLRDPRPAAEIRAIAAELMRPLADLMLLGRGRWSGRGKWLPRLLLRADAALAERFDAAVCNASAGQAADLIRLAEEELAPHGGPLFAGDRRTAPAGARRPGSLVE; encoded by the coding sequence ATGCGCGACGAGACTGGAGACACCGGGGAGGCGGAAAAGCACCCGCCAGCGGCGGCGGGCCGCGCGGCGAGGGCGGTGATGGTGGCCGAGGCAGTGCTTGCGGAACGCTTTCCGCAGGCAATCTTTGCGATCGTTGCGGGCTCGATCCTGCGCGGTGAGGGTACGGAAAGCTCGGATATCGACCTGGTGGTTCTGCACGAGGCCTTGCCTGCCGCCTGGCGGGAGAGCTTTCATTTCGACGGCTTTCCGGTCGAAGCCTTCGTGCACGATTTCGAGACGCTCAACTGGTTTGCCGACCAGGACATGGCGGGCGGCTGCCCGGTGCTTACGGACATGGTGGCGGGCGGTGTTGCGATCGGGCCTGAGCGGGCGCGTGCCGAAGCACTCCAGGCCGAGGCGCGACAACGCCTGGAGCGAGGACCGGCGCCGTTGACACCGGAAATCCGCAACGGACTGCGCTACCAGATCACCGACCTGGTGGACGATCTGCGCGATCCACGCCCGGCCGCCGAGATCCGCGCCATTGCCGCCGAACTGATGCGGCCGCTCGCCGATCTGATGCTGCTTGGGCGCGGGAGATGGTCCGGCCGCGGCAAATGGCTGCCGCGGCTGCTCCTGCGGGCCGACGCGGCCCTTGCGGAGCGTTTCGACGCGGCTGTCTGCAACGCCAGCGCAGGACAGGCGGCGGATTTGATCCGGCTGGCCGAAGAAGAGCTGGCGCCGCATGGCGGGCCGCTGTTTGCCGGGGATCGGCGGACAGCGCCGGCGGGTGCACGGCGTCCTGGGAGTCTCGTCGAGTGA
- a CDS encoding SDR family oxidoreductase, whose translation MADHSINGKTVLIAGGAKNLGGLLARDFAENGARGVAIHYNSAATKAAADETVAAIKATGAVAHAFAGDLTSAANVEKLFADAKAALGGIDIAVNTVGKVLKKPFVEITEAEYDEMSAVNSKSAFFFLREAGRHVSDNGKVCTLVTSLLGAFTPFYAAYAGTKAPVEHFTRAAAKEFGARGISVTAIGPGPMDTPFFYPAEGADAVAYHKTASALSAFSKTGLTDIEDIVPYIRFLVSDGWWMTGQTILVNGGYTTK comes from the coding sequence ATGGCAGACCACAGCATCAACGGCAAAACCGTCCTCATCGCCGGCGGCGCGAAGAACCTCGGCGGCCTCTTGGCGCGCGATTTCGCCGAAAACGGCGCCCGTGGCGTCGCGATCCATTACAACAGCGCGGCGACGAAGGCGGCAGCCGACGAGACCGTGGCCGCGATCAAGGCGACCGGCGCGGTCGCCCACGCCTTTGCCGGCGATCTCACCAGCGCCGCCAATGTCGAAAAGCTCTTTGCCGATGCCAAGGCGGCGCTCGGCGGCATCGACATCGCCGTCAACACCGTCGGCAAGGTCCTGAAGAAGCCCTTCGTCGAGATCACCGAGGCCGAATATGACGAGATGAGCGCGGTCAATTCCAAGTCCGCCTTCTTCTTCCTGCGCGAGGCCGGCAGGCATGTCAGCGACAACGGCAAGGTCTGCACCCTCGTCACCTCGCTGCTCGGCGCCTTCACGCCCTTCTATGCGGCCTATGCCGGCACCAAGGCGCCGGTCGAGCATTTCACCCGGGCCGCCGCCAAGGAATTCGGCGCGCGCGGCATCTCGGTCACGGCAATCGGACCCGGCCCGATGGACACGCCTTTCTTCTATCCGGCCGAAGGCGCCGACGCCGTCGCCTATCACAAGACCGCCTCAGCCCTCTCGGCCTTCTCCAAGACCGGCCTCACCGACATCGAGGACATCGTCCCCTATATCCGCTTCCTTGTCTCCGACGGCTGGTGGATGACCGGCCAGACGATCCTCGTCAACGGCGGCTACACGACGAAGTGA
- the ftsZ gene encoding cell division protein FtsZ encodes MTDFKKPTITEMRPKITVIGVGGGGGNAINNMINEGLQGVDFVVANTDAQALAMSKSSRIIQLGAAVTEGLGAGSLPDVGRAAAEESIDEIMDHLGGTHMCFVTAGMGGGTGTGAAPVIAAAARKAGILTVGVVTKPFSFEGKRRMETAEQGIERLREAADTVIVIPNQNLFRIADAKTTFADAFVIADRVLYSGVGCITDLIVKEGLINLDFADVKSVMKGMGRAMMGTGEATGEGRALKAAEAAIANPLLDEVSMRGARGVLISISGGMDMTLFEVDEAATRIREEVYDEADIVVGSIFDRSLDGTFRVSVVATGLDGARSAANPAGAAVGQPASEPVPTRTLQ; translated from the coding sequence ATGACCGATTTCAAGAAGCCCACGATCACCGAAATGCGCCCGAAGATCACCGTGATCGGGGTCGGCGGCGGTGGCGGCAACGCCATCAACAACATGATCAACGAAGGGCTTCAGGGCGTCGATTTCGTGGTCGCCAACACCGACGCGCAGGCGCTTGCCATGTCGAAGTCGTCGCGCATCATCCAGCTCGGCGCTGCCGTCACCGAAGGTCTCGGCGCCGGCTCGCTGCCGGATGTCGGCCGGGCGGCGGCGGAAGAATCGATCGACGAGATCATGGATCACCTCGGCGGCACGCATATGTGCTTCGTCACCGCCGGCATGGGCGGCGGCACCGGCACGGGCGCAGCCCCGGTGATTGCGGCGGCCGCGCGCAAGGCGGGCATCCTCACGGTCGGCGTCGTCACCAAGCCCTTCAGCTTCGAGGGCAAGCGCCGCATGGAGACGGCCGAGCAGGGCATCGAGCGCCTGCGCGAGGCGGCTGACACCGTCATCGTCATTCCCAACCAGAACCTTTTCCGCATCGCAGACGCCAAGACCACCTTTGCCGATGCCTTCGTGATCGCCGACCGGGTGCTTTACTCCGGCGTCGGCTGCATCACCGACCTGATCGTCAAGGAAGGCCTGATCAACCTCGACTTCGCCGACGTGAAGTCGGTGATGAAGGGTATGGGCCGCGCCATGATGGGCACCGGCGAGGCGACCGGCGAGGGCCGGGCACTCAAGGCGGCTGAAGCGGCGATCGCCAACCCGCTGCTCGACGAAGTGTCAATGCGCGGCGCGCGCGGCGTGCTGATCTCGATTTCCGGCGGCATGGACATGACGCTGTTCGAAGTCGACGAAGCGGCGACCCGCATTCGCGAAGAGGTCTATGACGAGGCCGACATCGTCGTCGGTTCGATCTTCGACCGCTCGCTCGACGGCACGTTCCGCGTCTCCGTGGTCGCGACTGGCCTCGATGGCGCACGCTCAGCCGCCAACCCGGCAGGGGCCGCCGTCGGCCAGCCGGCGTCAGAGCCTGTACCGACCCGCACGCTGCAATAG
- a CDS encoding ABC transporter substrate-binding protein, protein MKSFVSVLAGAVVAGLLSTAAYAESLVLYTSQPNEDAQATVDAFQAANPGIEVEWVREGTTKIMAKLMAEIEAGNPVADVLLIADTVTMQRLKEAGHLADYKSPEAANYDAALYDADGAYYSTKMITTGIVYNTSAAMKPEGWQDLVKSEAKGLVTMPSPLTSGAALIHAQTLTGIDGLGWDYYKALAANGATAAGGNGGVLKAVATGEKAYGMLVDFIAIREKAKGAPVEFVFPAEGVSAVTEPVGILKTAKNVEAAKKFVDFLLSEEGQKTAVKMGYIPARNGVALPAGYPARETIKVLPVNAAEAVKNSDADLKTFSGIFGTN, encoded by the coding sequence ATGAAATCGTTTGTCTCCGTCCTTGCCGGCGCTGTTGTCGCAGGCCTGCTTTCGACCGCGGCCTATGCCGAGAGCCTGGTGCTCTATACCAGCCAGCCGAACGAGGATGCGCAGGCGACGGTCGACGCGTTCCAGGCCGCCAATCCCGGCATCGAGGTGGAATGGGTGCGCGAGGGCACGACCAAGATCATGGCCAAGCTGATGGCCGAGATCGAGGCCGGCAATCCGGTGGCCGACGTGCTGTTGATCGCCGACACCGTGACCATGCAGCGGCTGAAGGAAGCCGGCCATCTCGCCGACTACAAGTCGCCGGAAGCGGCAAACTACGACGCGGCGCTCTATGATGCGGACGGCGCCTATTACTCGACCAAGATGATCACCACCGGGATCGTCTACAATACCTCCGCCGCCATGAAGCCTGAGGGCTGGCAGGATCTCGTGAAGTCCGAGGCCAAGGGCCTCGTCACCATGCCGAGCCCGCTGACCTCGGGTGCGGCTCTCATTCACGCTCAGACCCTGACCGGCATCGATGGCCTCGGCTGGGACTATTACAAGGCGCTCGCCGCAAACGGCGCCACGGCTGCCGGCGGCAATGGCGGCGTCTTGAAGGCGGTTGCGACCGGTGAGAAGGCCTATGGCATGCTCGTCGATTTCATAGCGATCCGCGAGAAGGCCAAGGGCGCGCCGGTGGAATTCGTCTTCCCGGCCGAGGGCGTGTCTGCCGTGACCGAGCCCGTCGGCATCCTGAAGACCGCCAAGAACGTCGAGGCGGCGAAGAAGTTCGTCGACTTCCTGCTGTCCGAGGAAGGCCAGAAGACGGCGGTGAAGATGGGCTATATTCCGGCCCGCAACGGCGTGGCGCTGCCTGCGGGCTATCCGGCGCGCGAGACGATCAAGGTGCTGCCGGTCAATGCGGCCGAGGCCGTGAAGAATTCCGATGCGGACCTCAAAACCTTCTCCGGCATCTTCGGCACGAACTGA
- a CDS encoding carboxymuconolactone decarboxylase family protein, which yields MTAKIDLFAAAPQLMKSWTSVSMAVAASLDTTIIELVKIRASQINGCANCINMHTQEAREKGETEQRIYLLSAWREAPCYSDRERAALGWTEALTRLSEGHGHDAAYQALKDHFTEEEQVKLTLMINVINGWNRLAVGFGLWVDPAAAKAAAQAAA from the coding sequence ATGACTGCCAAGATCGACCTTTTCGCCGCTGCCCCGCAACTGATGAAGAGCTGGACCAGTGTCTCGATGGCCGTGGCCGCGAGCCTTGACACCACCATTATCGAACTCGTGAAAATCCGCGCCTCGCAGATCAACGGCTGCGCCAACTGCATCAACATGCACACCCAGGAAGCCCGCGAAAAGGGCGAGACGGAACAGCGCATCTACCTGCTTTCCGCCTGGCGCGAAGCACCCTGCTATTCCGATCGCGAGCGCGCCGCGCTAGGCTGGACCGAAGCACTGACTCGCCTGTCCGAGGGCCACGGCCACGATGCGGCCTATCAGGCGCTGAAGGACCATTTCACCGAGGAGGAACAGGTGAAACTTACGCTGATGATCAACGTCATCAACGGCTGGAACCGTCTCGCCGTCGGCTTCGGCCTCTGGGTCGACCCGGCAGCCGCCAAGGCCGCCGCGCAGGCTGCCGCCTGA
- a CDS encoding glutathione S-transferase family protein, giving the protein MKLYQGMGPNSYRVRIFMAEKGISLPMVDVDFAKGEHKAPEFLAVNSLGQIPVLELDDGTIITESVAICRYLEETKREPQLFGHDAVSRAKIEMWNRRAELVILGTVGNVALHSDAFFAERLTQFPAFAETERVAVPKKWGWLDDELSDGRPYLAGDQFSIADITAGVTAWLCDVFGMEIPGSAKNVQGWLERVRARPSFEA; this is encoded by the coding sequence ATGAAGCTTTATCAGGGCATGGGACCGAATTCGTATCGCGTGCGCATCTTCATGGCGGAGAAGGGGATTTCGCTGCCGATGGTGGATGTCGATTTCGCCAAGGGTGAGCACAAGGCGCCGGAGTTCCTGGCGGTCAATTCGCTCGGCCAGATCCCGGTGCTGGAGCTCGACGACGGCACGATTATTACCGAGAGCGTCGCGATCTGCCGCTATCTCGAAGAGACGAAGCGCGAGCCGCAGCTCTTCGGCCATGATGCCGTCAGCCGCGCCAAGATCGAGATGTGGAACCGTCGCGCCGAACTGGTCATCCTCGGTACCGTCGGCAATGTGGCGCTGCATTCGGATGCCTTCTTTGCCGAGCGGCTGACACAGTTTCCGGCCTTTGCGGAGACCGAGCGGGTGGCCGTGCCGAAGAAATGGGGCTGGCTCGACGACGAGCTTTCCGACGGTCGGCCGTATCTGGCCGGCGATCAGTTCTCGATCGCCGACATCACCGCCGGCGTTACCGCCTGGCTCTGCGACGTCTTCGGCATGGAGATCCCGGGCTCGGCGAAAAACGTCCAGGGCTGGCTGGAGCGGGTGCGCGCGCGGCCGAGCTTTGAAGCCTAG
- a CDS encoding mechanosensitive ion channel family protein, with product MAHIPFLVRRLLAGLVLLLAVALPTLAQTTPPPVTVILTPGQSPAEIEAILRAAAKAGGPVTVEWREGAGKAAPAAATPGDAATPAPADTATPAATQNAADAQAPANTENAAATPAAAPEDSLDTLSARFINGLQMGVAGMSGIAGVMADVAAGIRAEGWSVASVAAVAALAVAAGLAAAFACRLVIHRLFGASFEVVDLLHRMRASIIRLGFDIAYLVIFAAVAHGFAHLLLARGTASAELAHALITIAVASAAYAVGARFLFAPTRPEIRLLDIAHPRFHANMLFAYGAFGAVVGASLRFAHQRGLDVAATDGWLLIGVTILTLVKLHWFIAGASDIRALFAGENPGPVRRAIAFGVPEFYALSAIVLWLMSVIVAGSPNSAAWSFAGGMTQIILLALPILAFGIHSLVGAAAERRRTPASSRLHAAISGSIQTALAGATWLIGLHIIIELWRSVMVQHDTAAAVGWIVVLERISLAVVAAWVICSFLWRSFEAFAPTARLALPGDSEDDTVVQQTSRLSTILPLVRNLIFGGIFAVTSLVILSALGINIAPLIAGFGVLGLALSFGSQTLVKDVVSGIFFIADDAFRVGEYVDTGKLKGTVERISLRSLRLRHQNGQIHTIPYGQLQAVTNFSRDWSTVKFELKFERDADPEKIRKTIKKVGLAMLEDPEIGGEFLVPLKMQGIQDVTENSLVVRLKFTARPGNPSILQRESMKRLLPALREAGLDLASNAVTVRSGAAGAAEAEAAAANLALARKPVAAETADAEG from the coding sequence ATGGCGCATATCCCGTTTCTCGTCCGTCGCCTCCTGGCAGGCCTCGTGCTCCTTCTGGCAGTTGCCCTGCCCACCCTCGCGCAGACGACGCCGCCGCCGGTCACCGTCATCCTGACGCCCGGCCAAAGCCCTGCCGAAATCGAGGCGATCCTGCGGGCTGCCGCCAAGGCTGGCGGGCCGGTGACCGTCGAGTGGCGGGAGGGTGCCGGCAAGGCAGCGCCCGCAGCCGCAACGCCGGGTGATGCGGCGACACCTGCCCCGGCCGACACAGCAACGCCAGCGGCCACGCAGAACGCGGCCGACGCTCAAGCCCCCGCAAACACAGAGAATGCCGCAGCCACGCCGGCCGCTGCCCCGGAAGACAGTCTGGACACGCTTTCCGCACGATTTATCAACGGCTTGCAAATGGGCGTTGCCGGCATGTCCGGCATCGCCGGGGTCATGGCTGACGTTGCGGCAGGCATTCGCGCCGAAGGCTGGTCGGTGGCCTCGGTCGCGGCAGTGGCCGCACTTGCCGTTGCCGCCGGGCTTGCCGCCGCCTTTGCCTGCCGCCTCGTCATCCATCGCCTGTTCGGCGCCTCCTTCGAGGTGGTGGACCTCTTGCACCGCATGCGCGCCTCGATCATCCGGCTCGGCTTCGACATCGCCTATCTCGTGATCTTCGCCGCCGTCGCCCACGGATTTGCCCATCTGCTCCTGGCGCGCGGCACCGCCTCGGCCGAGCTTGCCCATGCGCTGATCACCATTGCCGTCGCTTCCGCCGCCTATGCCGTTGGCGCGCGCTTCCTCTTTGCCCCGACGCGGCCCGAGATCCGCCTGCTCGACATCGCCCACCCGCGCTTTCACGCCAACATGCTGTTCGCCTATGGCGCGTTCGGCGCCGTGGTCGGCGCCAGCCTGCGCTTTGCCCACCAACGCGGGCTCGACGTTGCCGCCACCGACGGCTGGCTGCTGATCGGCGTCACGATCCTGACGCTCGTCAAGCTCCACTGGTTCATCGCCGGCGCGAGCGATATCCGCGCGCTCTTTGCCGGCGAAAACCCCGGCCCCGTGCGTCGCGCTATCGCCTTCGGCGTGCCGGAGTTCTATGCCTTGAGCGCCATCGTGCTCTGGCTGATGAGCGTGATCGTCGCCGGCAGCCCCAACAGCGCGGCCTGGAGCTTTGCCGGCGGCATGACGCAGATCATCCTGCTCGCTCTTCCGATCCTCGCCTTCGGCATCCATTCGCTGGTAGGCGCCGCCGCCGAGCGCCGTCGCACGCCCGCCTCATCGAGGCTGCACGCGGCGATCTCCGGCAGCATCCAGACGGCGCTTGCCGGCGCCACCTGGTTGATCGGCCTGCATATCATCATCGAACTCTGGCGCTCGGTCATGGTCCAGCACGACACCGCCGCTGCCGTCGGCTGGATCGTCGTTCTCGAGCGCATCAGCCTTGCGGTCGTCGCCGCCTGGGTGATCTGCAGCTTCCTCTGGCGCAGCTTCGAAGCCTTTGCGCCCACCGCCCGCCTCGCTTTGCCCGGCGACAGCGAAGACGACACGGTGGTCCAGCAGACAAGCCGCCTCTCGACCATCCTGCCGCTCGTGCGCAACCTCATCTTCGGCGGCATCTTTGCCGTCACCAGCCTCGTCATCCTCTCCGCGCTCGGCATCAACATCGCGCCGCTGATCGCCGGCTTCGGCGTGCTCGGCCTTGCCCTCTCCTTCGGCTCGCAGACGCTGGTGAAGGATGTCGTCTCCGGCATCTTCTTCATCGCCGACGATGCCTTCCGCGTCGGCGAATATGTCGATACCGGCAAGCTCAAGGGCACGGTCGAGCGCATCTCGCTGCGCTCACTTCGGCTGCGCCACCAGAACGGCCAGATCCATACGATCCCCTATGGCCAACTGCAGGCGGTCACCAATTTCAGCCGTGACTGGAGCACGGTGAAGTTCGAGCTGAAATTCGAGCGCGATGCCGACCCCGAGAAAATCCGCAAGACCATCAAGAAGGTCGGCCTTGCCATGCTCGAAGACCCCGAGATCGGCGGCGAATTCCTCGTGCCCCTGAAGATGCAGGGCATCCAGGACGTCACCGAAAACTCGCTCGTCGTGCGCCTCAAGTTCACCGCCCGCCCCGGCAACCCCAGCATCCTGCAACGCGAATCGATGAAGCGCCTGCTGCCGGCGCTGCGCGAAGCCGGCCTCGACCTCGCCTCCAACGCCGTCACCGTGCGCTCCGGCGCCGCCGGTGCAGCCGAGGCGGAGGCGGCCGCTGCCAACCTGGCACTGGCGCGAAAGCCGGTGGCGGCCGAAACGGCGGACGCGGAGGGATAG
- a CDS encoding peptidoglycan-binding domain-containing protein, whose protein sequence is MADEFNAALDIPYVFEITINDFAALWRKLERRSFALKALLPNWYGQLQGEFAASFGALDAYVGHGSAVIPRNGMEKAAVEAVIATMLMGRLGMAIRELAVEAGQAATQEGAPIKGRLHYGKDNRIIGVDNEYLRRVLDPAEDYEADGCVFEVLGYSPSSPFSMTSRIASMMLFFNRGMAPLSGKPVDYNVILKTMHAFIAAENLGYVMTFEHRNTNDDLSIFTTNEFNKLTIQSAEGDLRLIQKYLKAIGFYFGDVDNALGPEFEVAARNFARVYRLDHYAHYSDRDFLYTLANAYVLHRSQISTGAR, encoded by the coding sequence ATGGCAGACGAATTCAATGCCGCACTCGATATTCCGTATGTCTTCGAGATCACCATTAACGACTTTGCGGCGCTGTGGCGGAAGCTGGAGCGGCGAAGCTTTGCGCTGAAGGCGCTTTTGCCCAACTGGTACGGCCAGCTGCAGGGGGAATTCGCAGCAAGCTTCGGCGCGCTCGATGCCTATGTCGGCCACGGCAGTGCGGTCATTCCCAGAAACGGCATGGAAAAGGCCGCTGTCGAGGCGGTGATCGCGACAATGCTGATGGGCCGGCTCGGCATGGCCATTCGCGAGCTGGCCGTCGAGGCGGGGCAGGCCGCGACCCAAGAGGGCGCTCCCATCAAGGGCCGGCTTCACTATGGCAAGGACAACCGGATTATCGGTGTGGACAACGAGTATCTGCGCCGGGTGCTCGATCCGGCCGAGGACTATGAGGCCGACGGCTGCGTCTTCGAGGTGCTGGGCTACTCGCCGAGCAGTCCCTTTTCCATGACGTCGCGGATCGCCTCGATGATGCTGTTCTTCAACCGCGGCATGGCGCCCTTGAGCGGGAAGCCTGTCGATTACAACGTCATCCTGAAGACGATGCACGCCTTCATCGCTGCGGAGAACCTCGGCTATGTCATGACCTTCGAGCACCGCAACACCAATGACGACCTGTCGATCTTCACCACCAACGAATTCAACAAGCTGACCATCCAGTCGGCGGAGGGCGACCTTCGCCTCATTCAGAAATACCTGAAGGCCATCGGCTTCTATTTTGGCGATGTCGACAATGCACTCGGACCGGAGTTCGAGGTCGCTGCCCGAAATTTCGCGCGCGTCTACAGGCTGGACCACTATGCGCACTACAGTGACCGCGATTTCCTGTACACACTGGCCAATGCCTATGTGCTCCACCGCAGCCAGATATCGACGGGCGCGCGCTAA
- a CDS encoding ABC transporter ATP-binding protein: MAQLILNHLTKDFGGGRPAVSDVSLTVREGGFLALLGPSGCGKTTVLRMIAGFEQPSDGSIDFGERRLSDAARALPPERRNMAMVFQSYALWPHMTVAENVGYPLKVRGISGSAWQRSVADALALVKLTDYADRRPAALSGGQRQRVALARCLVTSPDVVLLDEPLANLDQHLRKSMEETFRIFHERSGATMIYVTHDQAEAMALATDVAVMHEGRLMQMAPPAEIYARPEGAIVGGLIGRGSVLKLAVPEGAPRALEWPLLRSALPGVRMEGAGDGAVRDVLVRPEHVRHDGEGMALRVVSCVFEGERFALTLALPDGQSLKAFGDRAIMPGDTARFVMSQGWRL; this comes from the coding sequence GTGGCGCAACTGATCCTCAATCACCTCACCAAGGATTTCGGCGGCGGCCGGCCGGCGGTTTCGGATGTGTCGCTGACGGTGCGGGAGGGCGGCTTCCTGGCGCTGCTCGGGCCGTCCGGCTGCGGCAAGACGACGGTGCTCAGGATGATTGCCGGCTTCGAGCAGCCGAGCGACGGCTCGATCGATTTCGGCGAAAGGCGGCTTTCGGATGCCGCGCGGGCGCTGCCGCCGGAGCGGCGCAACATGGCGATGGTGTTCCAGTCCTATGCGCTCTGGCCGCACATGACGGTGGCCGAAAATGTCGGCTATCCGCTGAAAGTGCGGGGCATTTCGGGCTCGGCGTGGCAACGGAGCGTCGCCGATGCTCTGGCGCTGGTGAAACTGACGGACTATGCCGACCGCCGACCCGCAGCCCTTTCCGGCGGTCAGCGCCAGCGGGTGGCGCTCGCCCGCTGCCTGGTGACTTCGCCCGACGTGGTGCTGCTCGACGAGCCGCTTGCCAATCTCGACCAGCATTTGCGCAAGTCGATGGAGGAGACCTTCCGCATCTTCCACGAGCGCTCTGGCGCGACGATGATCTATGTGACGCACGATCAGGCGGAAGCGATGGCGCTTGCGACCGATGTCGCCGTGATGCACGAGGGGCGGTTGATGCAGATGGCGCCGCCCGCCGAGATCTACGCCAGACCCGAAGGCGCCATCGTCGGCGGCCTCATCGGCCGCGGCTCGGTGCTCAAGCTCGCGGTACCGGAGGGCGCGCCGCGGGCGCTGGAATGGCCGCTGCTGCGTTCAGCGCTTCCTGGCGTCCGCATGGAAGGTGCTGGCGATGGCGCCGTTCGTGACGTCCTCGTGCGCCCGGAACATGTGCGCCACGACGGCGAGGGCATGGCGCTCCGCGTCGTCTCCTGCGTCTTTGAGGGCGAGCGTTTTGCCCTGACCTTGGCTTTGCCGGATGGCCAGTCGTTGAAAGCCTTTGGCGACAGGGCGATCATGCCGGGAGACACGGCGCGGTTCGTGATGAGCCAGGGATGGAGGCTCTAG